The following are encoded in a window of Paenibacillus polymyxa genomic DNA:
- a CDS encoding NAD kinase, which yields MRYYVLDRGDQHSMDLSQQFHRLAQEKNFKLDAESPEIVVSIGGDGTMLHAFHTFIDRIPDIAFVGVHTGHLGFYADWRADELEELIHLMSQSGSEGPLNPRIVKYPLIELEIHKKSGNASFIALNEFTLKGVDGTVVAQVDINDITFEMFRGDGICVSTPSGTTAYNKALGGAMVHPTIEALQLTEIASINNRVYRTLGSPLLLPKHHHCDIFSRKDQRLLLTVDHLNFPVDDLISVRCQVASQKISFARYRPFPFWDRVRNAFLN from the coding sequence TTGAGATATTATGTTCTGGATCGCGGGGATCAGCACTCCATGGACTTGAGTCAGCAATTTCACCGTCTTGCCCAAGAAAAGAATTTCAAGCTGGATGCCGAATCGCCGGAAATCGTCGTGTCTATTGGAGGCGATGGTACGATGCTTCATGCGTTTCATACCTTCATCGACCGCATTCCGGATATTGCCTTTGTTGGTGTACATACCGGTCATCTGGGCTTTTATGCTGATTGGCGTGCGGACGAGCTGGAGGAGCTAATCCACCTGATGAGCCAAAGCGGATCTGAGGGACCGCTTAACCCGAGAATCGTTAAGTATCCACTGATTGAGTTGGAAATTCACAAGAAGTCAGGCAATGCTTCTTTTATTGCCTTGAATGAGTTTACGTTAAAAGGGGTGGATGGCACTGTCGTTGCCCAAGTAGATATTAACGATATCACCTTTGAAATGTTTCGCGGTGACGGTATATGTGTTTCTACCCCCTCAGGAACGACCGCCTATAATAAAGCACTTGGCGGAGCTATGGTTCACCCCACCATTGAAGCATTGCAATTGACTGAGATCGCTTCCATTAATAACCGCGTCTATCGGACACTGGGATCGCCATTGCTACTGCCCAAACACCATCATTGTGATATTTTTTCACGGAAAGATCAGCGTCTTTTATTGACAGTAGATCACCTGAACTTTCCTGTCGATGACTTAATCTCTGTTCGATGTCAGGTCGCAAGTCAGAAGATCAGCTTCGCTCGTTACCGTCCTTTCCCATTTTGGGATCGAGTACGCAACGCTTTTCTTAATTAG
- a CDS encoding YutD family protein yields the protein MFQIGGKNYELLQDHKNGWNPEAFRDRYSEVLDRYDYIIGDWGYNQLRLKGFYRDGHPKANKDTSIVVLDDYINEYCNFGCAYFVLQKSREVVNKNGVNDEIIAPDIQQLVDAQREQAGTLEPEEQQEVLQHTAGEQEWPQPQQDSSATEESRVEQPRESREPRELQRREPKDAQEVRERQPREARESRPSRERREAKDGRNPGEGQQTREPRRQRNQQGSFDKKESRGPRYERQSKENREGRQVRVSREPEGQRQTQPAAKAERAEGSKKNKTFTAPQQNGS from the coding sequence TTGTTTCAAATCGGTGGTAAAAACTATGAATTGTTGCAGGATCACAAGAACGGGTGGAATCCCGAAGCGTTTCGTGATCGGTATAGTGAAGTGCTGGATCGCTATGATTACATTATTGGTGATTGGGGTTACAATCAGCTACGTCTGAAGGGCTTTTATCGAGACGGTCATCCCAAAGCAAATAAGGATACATCTATAGTGGTACTGGACGATTACATTAATGAATACTGCAATTTTGGCTGTGCCTATTTTGTGTTGCAAAAAAGCCGTGAAGTGGTTAATAAAAACGGCGTCAATGATGAAATCATTGCTCCAGATATTCAGCAGTTGGTAGATGCTCAAAGGGAACAAGCGGGAACGTTAGAACCCGAAGAGCAGCAAGAAGTATTGCAACATACAGCTGGAGAACAGGAGTGGCCGCAACCACAGCAGGACTCCTCAGCTACAGAGGAATCGCGAGTGGAGCAGCCTCGAGAATCCCGAGAACCACGTGAGTTGCAACGTCGGGAACCGAAGGATGCCCAGGAAGTACGTGAACGACAGCCACGTGAAGCTCGCGAAAGTCGTCCATCCAGAGAAAGACGTGAAGCAAAAGATGGACGGAATCCGGGTGAAGGGCAGCAAACCCGTGAACCACGTAGACAGCGCAATCAGCAGGGAAGTTTCGATAAAAAGGAATCGCGTGGACCACGCTATGAGCGCCAATCAAAGGAAAATCGGGAGGGACGGCAAGTTCGTGTCTCTCGTGAGCCTGAGGGCCAGCGTCAGACCCAGCCAGCTGCTAAAGCCGAAAGAGCTGAGGGTAGTAAAAAGAATAAAACATTTACAGCTCCACAACAAAACGGTTCCTGA
- the lipA gene encoding lipoyl synthase, translating to MSRKVKEAKPDWIRIKLTTGDNYQEIKSMMRSKTLHTVCEEARCPNIYECWANRTATFMILGDICTRACRFCAVNTGMPTELDLQEPERVAEAAENMNLKHCVVTSVARDDLKDGGATIFAETVRAIRRRLPLCSVEVLIPDFMGDIESLRIVMDAKPDILNHNIETVERMSDKVRAKAKYRRSLELLQHAKQLNPAIPTKSSIMLGVGEEWDEILQAMDDLRKVDCDILTIGQYLQPSEKHLYVQKYYPPEDFAKLKEEGLQRGFSHVESGPLVRSSYQAHEQVKSAAQHKEEGALSQA from the coding sequence TTGTCTAGAAAAGTAAAGGAAGCTAAGCCCGACTGGATTCGTATTAAACTTACGACAGGCGATAACTATCAGGAAATCAAGAGCATGATGCGTTCCAAGACATTACATACCGTATGTGAGGAGGCACGATGCCCTAATATATATGAATGCTGGGCCAATAGGACAGCTACATTTATGATTTTGGGTGATATTTGTACGCGTGCGTGTCGTTTTTGCGCAGTAAATACGGGAATGCCTACGGAACTGGACTTGCAGGAGCCTGAACGCGTCGCGGAAGCGGCTGAAAACATGAATTTGAAGCACTGTGTCGTTACCAGTGTGGCTCGCGACGATTTGAAAGATGGGGGCGCTACTATATTTGCAGAAACGGTTCGTGCGATTCGCCGCCGATTACCTCTTTGCAGTGTAGAAGTATTGATTCCCGATTTTATGGGCGATATTGAATCGCTGCGAATCGTCATGGATGCCAAACCAGATATTCTGAATCATAATATTGAAACGGTGGAGCGTATGTCCGACAAGGTTCGGGCTAAAGCGAAATACCGTCGCTCTCTGGAGCTGCTTCAACATGCGAAGCAATTAAATCCGGCTATTCCAACGAAATCAAGCATCATGCTAGGTGTCGGAGAAGAGTGGGACGAGATCTTACAAGCCATGGATGATCTGCGTAAAGTCGATTGTGACATTCTGACAATTGGTCAATATTTGCAGCCGTCCGAGAAACATTTATATGTGCAAAAATATTATCCACCGGAAGATTTTGCGAAGTTAAAGGAAGAGGGATTACAGCGGGGATTCAGCCACGTTGAATCTGGACCGTTGGTCCGCAGCTCCTACCAAGCGCATGAGCAGGTGAAGTCAGCCGCTCAGCATAAGGAAGAAGGCGCCCTTTCGCAGGCTTGA
- a CDS encoding M23 family metallopeptidase yields the protein MPYPTRTARAVRLLSLLLCATTLTAACPLPAHAFANHLQSSSAESSLTANVDASHAQSSLYTSRLALYHSIEALTGVPWYRLAAIDQYERTLTVAHPKDRKHAERIIGIFITGPVWSGMMNPDSEDQNPRSIELFSGLGQDGSGDGIADRNNDKDLLFSIASYLGKYGNNEDEFGIAVWEYYHNSRAVQRVQQFAKLYRTYGKLDLVSQAFPLPLGSIYSYRSTWGSRRSWGGYRIHEGTDLFAGYGVPVRSTCYGVVEMKGWNPFGGWRIGIRDLNNRYHYYAHLSGFDKTVHNGDIVTPGQTVGWVGSSGYGKPGTQGKFPPHLHYGIYRDNGWADWSFDPYPLLRQWEQSERKALKTGKTKGTSS from the coding sequence GTGCCTTACCCTACGCGGACAGCCCGAGCTGTTCGTCTGTTATCGCTGCTGTTATGTGCTACTACACTGACAGCGGCCTGTCCGCTTCCTGCCCATGCCTTTGCCAATCACTTACAGTCCTCGTCCGCCGAAAGCAGCCTGACCGCAAATGTAGATGCTTCACATGCTCAGTCTTCGTTGTATACGTCCAGGCTGGCTTTATATCATTCCATCGAAGCCCTGACTGGAGTTCCTTGGTACAGACTGGCCGCTATCGACCAGTATGAACGCACACTTACGGTGGCCCATCCCAAGGATCGGAAGCATGCGGAACGAATCATAGGTATTTTCATCACGGGACCAGTCTGGTCCGGCATGATGAACCCTGATTCGGAGGATCAAAATCCGCGTTCCATTGAACTATTTTCCGGGCTGGGACAAGACGGTTCGGGTGATGGAATCGCTGACCGTAATAATGACAAGGATCTGCTGTTCAGCATCGCATCTTATCTCGGAAAGTATGGAAACAACGAGGATGAATTTGGTATTGCCGTTTGGGAATATTACCATAACAGCCGCGCAGTTCAAAGAGTTCAGCAGTTTGCTAAGCTGTATCGGACGTATGGCAAGCTGGATCTGGTCAGTCAAGCTTTCCCCCTTCCTTTAGGCAGCATTTATAGCTACCGCAGCACATGGGGAAGCCGTCGCAGCTGGGGCGGCTACCGGATACATGAAGGAACTGATCTGTTTGCTGGCTATGGAGTTCCAGTTCGCAGTACCTGCTACGGTGTAGTTGAAATGAAGGGCTGGAATCCCTTCGGCGGATGGCGAATCGGAATCCGAGATCTCAACAACCGCTATCACTACTATGCGCATCTTTCCGGCTTTGACAAAACCGTCCACAACGGAGACATCGTTACACCCGGCCAGACGGTTGGCTGGGTCGGAAGCTCGGGCTATGGAAAACCCGGTACCCAAGGCAAGTTTCCACCGCATCTGCACTATGGTATATATCGGGACAATGGTTGGGCAGATTGGTCCTTTGACCCGTATCCGTTATTAAGACAGTGGGAGCAGTCCGAACGCAAAGCGCTCAAAACAGGAAAAACAAAAGGGACCTCCTCATAG
- the yunB gene encoding sporulation protein YunB, which produces MRRPQWHSAPNRRRRGRRRFFFIVTLALLVGIIQMAAYVEQHLKPPMMHLAKVRVKQMATEAINSAITAQVEQGKTADNLIEWRTDAQGRTSGFVLNYAEHMRITSDTLKAVKATMDSMSHFDESVPIGQALGSPLLAAYGPTVPLKVEPHGAIKVDLNTRQQDAGINMILVEVYIRITTEVSVVIPFEMQPQIVETEIPVSYLLVVGNVPMYYYDNQGKPVGKNGAAAPQLALPPHSIESSGAIDPSTVSVPEAQENQNTSSQSPTP; this is translated from the coding sequence ATGAGAAGACCGCAATGGCACAGCGCACCTAACAGAAGGCGACGCGGCAGACGTAGGTTTTTTTTTATTGTGACACTGGCGCTGCTGGTAGGGATCATACAGATGGCTGCTTATGTGGAGCAGCATTTGAAGCCGCCCATGATGCACCTGGCAAAAGTGCGGGTTAAACAAATGGCGACGGAGGCTATTAATTCAGCAATTACAGCACAGGTAGAGCAGGGGAAGACAGCTGATAATTTGATCGAATGGAGAACGGATGCACAAGGGAGAACCTCCGGTTTTGTTCTGAATTATGCGGAGCATATGAGAATTACGTCAGACACGCTCAAAGCAGTCAAGGCAACGATGGACAGCATGAGCCATTTTGATGAGAGTGTTCCGATTGGTCAGGCATTGGGCAGTCCACTGTTGGCAGCTTATGGACCAACGGTCCCCCTAAAGGTAGAGCCGCATGGAGCAATCAAGGTGGATTTAAATACCCGTCAACAGGATGCGGGCATAAACATGATCTTGGTGGAAGTGTACATTCGGATTACGACGGAAGTGTCCGTGGTTATACCGTTTGAGATGCAACCTCAGATTGTGGAGACGGAAATTCCGGTTTCTTATTTATTAGTGGTAGGCAACGTTCCGATGTACTACTATGACAATCAGGGTAAACCAGTGGGTAAAAATGGTGCAGCCGCTCCGCAGTTGGCGTTGCCTCCCCATTCCATAGAGAGTAGCGGCGCTATAGATCCCAGCACAGTAAGTGTTCCAGAGGCACAGGAAAACCAAAACACCTCTAGCCAGTCCCCAACGCCATAG
- a CDS encoding aldo/keto reductase, with product MAEQVRLGKTDLYVKPIGLGANKVGGHNLFSGLNDETGKEVVRTALDNGINFLDTAFIYGPEHSERLIGEVLKERGQRDKAVIATKGAHKFVNGEVVFDNSPAFLRESVESSLRRLQTDYIDLFYIHFPDEATPKAEAVGELKKLKDEGKIKAIGVSNFSIEQLKDANSDGYVDVLQSQYNLFQREAEKDLLPYTKENGISFVPYFPLASGLLGGKYTKDMTFSDIRAKNPLFQGDAFARNLVKVEQVREIANALNAEVAHVVLAWYLTRDSIDALIPGAKGPEQVLANLKTLNVQLSQADIEKIDHIFK from the coding sequence TTGGCAGAGCAAGTGCGTCTTGGTAAAACAGATTTATATGTAAAACCAATCGGTTTGGGTGCAAATAAAGTGGGAGGACATAATCTCTTTTCCGGTTTGAATGATGAAACGGGCAAAGAAGTCGTTCGCACAGCTTTGGATAACGGCATCAATTTTCTGGATACGGCTTTTATTTATGGACCTGAGCACTCGGAACGGTTGATTGGTGAGGTATTGAAAGAGCGTGGTCAGCGTGATAAAGCTGTTATTGCCACGAAGGGTGCACACAAATTTGTAAACGGAGAGGTCGTTTTTGACAACTCGCCTGCTTTTTTACGTGAATCCGTCGAATCCAGCCTGAGAAGATTGCAGACCGATTATATTGATCTGTTCTATATCCATTTCCCGGACGAAGCTACACCGAAGGCAGAAGCAGTAGGAGAACTGAAGAAGCTCAAGGACGAAGGCAAAATCAAGGCCATTGGTGTATCTAACTTCTCCATTGAACAACTTAAGGATGCGAATAGTGACGGTTATGTAGATGTGCTTCAATCCCAATATAATTTGTTTCAACGGGAAGCCGAGAAGGATCTGCTGCCTTATACCAAGGAAAATGGCATTTCGTTTGTGCCTTATTTTCCGCTAGCTTCGGGATTGCTGGGGGGTAAGTATACGAAAGACATGACCTTCTCGGACATCAGAGCGAAAAATCCATTGTTTCAGGGCGATGCATTTGCTCGTAATTTGGTCAAAGTGGAGCAGGTACGGGAGATTGCCAATGCGTTGAATGCAGAGGTTGCTCATGTTGTACTCGCATGGTATTTGACCCGTGATTCGATTGATGCCCTCATTCCAGGGGCGAAGGGGCCGGAGCAGGTGCTGGCGAATCTGAAGACGCTAAATGTCCAATTGAGTCAGGCTGATATCGAAAAGATTGACCATATTTTCAAATAA
- a CDS encoding carbohydrate ABC transporter permease, with translation MKKHGWSGSRVLLYTVLIVGSLFCMFPFYWLVRSSMMDLSQIFLIPPKWIPEPFVLENFFQPFEELSFGRYFVNTFIVVAGTLAGVLLSSTISAYSFARMRWKGRDKVFALLLSSMMLPFAVTLIPSFIGWQALGMVNSYVPLVLPSFFGGGVFNIFLLRQFYMTLPRELDEAVFVDGGNHFTIFTRIILPLSRSAILVIGLFTFLNTWNDFMGPLVYLNDESKFTLAIGLQQFQGIYSAQWGVLMAASLIVVLPAIILFAIGQKYFMEGIALTGIKG, from the coding sequence ATGAAAAAACACGGTTGGAGTGGGAGCAGGGTGTTACTCTACACAGTTCTCATAGTGGGCTCCCTGTTTTGTATGTTTCCTTTTTATTGGCTGGTGCGAAGCTCCATGATGGATTTAAGTCAGATTTTTTTGATCCCGCCGAAATGGATTCCAGAGCCTTTTGTACTCGAGAATTTTTTTCAGCCGTTTGAAGAGTTATCGTTTGGACGCTATTTTGTGAATACATTTATCGTCGTTGCGGGTACTTTGGCGGGTGTACTTCTGTCGAGTACCATTTCTGCCTATAGCTTTGCGCGAATGAGATGGAAGGGAAGAGATAAGGTATTTGCTCTATTGTTAAGCAGCATGATGCTGCCGTTTGCAGTCACGCTGATTCCGTCGTTTATTGGTTGGCAGGCATTAGGCATGGTTAATTCGTACGTTCCATTGGTATTACCTTCGTTTTTTGGTGGAGGCGTTTTTAATATTTTTTTGCTAAGACAATTTTACATGACTCTACCGCGAGAACTGGATGAAGCTGTATTTGTGGATGGAGGTAATCATTTTACAATTTTTACCCGTATTATTTTGCCTTTGTCGAGGTCGGCAATTTTGGTCATTGGATTGTTTACGTTTTTGAACACATGGAATGATTTTATGGGGCCGCTGGTTTACCTTAATGATGAGAGCAAATTTACGTTGGCGATTGGGCTACAGCAGTTTCAGGGAATATATTCGGCTCAATGGGGCGTTTTGATGGCCGCATCTTTAATTGTAGTCTTGCCTGCTATTATTCTGTTTGCCATAGGACAGAAGTATTTTATGGAAGGGATTGCCTTGACGGGGATTAAAGGATGA
- a CDS encoding carbohydrate ABC transporter permease, with translation MQSLSSIRKKENGLGWLFAAPAILGFVIFVLGPMIASLWFSLTDYKVASQAHFIGLDNYVHLFDGTDQFFYKSLGVTFYYVFLSVPLQIIVAFFLAILLNQKVKGLAFFRTVFYLPTIVPLIASSMIWMWLFDPDLGLLNVVLRALHLPESQWIYSEGSVVPTLVLMSLWTVGGTMIIFLAGLQDIPRHYYEAIEIDGGNALHKLMYITIPLTSPTIFFNTIMGFIGGFQVFVQPYVMTQGGPNNSSLFYTFYLFREAFTFSNMGYACAIAWVLFIVVLVFTAFLFKTARKWVYYEGGGA, from the coding sequence ATGCAATCATTATCTTCTATTCGTAAGAAGGAAAATGGGTTGGGGTGGCTTTTTGCCGCCCCTGCTATTCTCGGCTTTGTCATTTTTGTTCTGGGACCGATGATCGCTAGTCTCTGGTTCAGTCTTACCGATTATAAGGTTGCTTCACAAGCCCATTTTATCGGTCTGGATAATTACGTCCACTTATTTGACGGTACGGATCAATTTTTTTATAAATCACTCGGGGTTACGTTTTATTATGTGTTTCTAAGTGTGCCCCTGCAAATTATTGTAGCTTTCTTTTTAGCGATATTACTTAATCAAAAGGTAAAGGGTCTGGCTTTTTTCAGGACTGTTTTTTATCTCCCTACCATTGTGCCACTCATAGCATCGTCTATGATCTGGATGTGGCTGTTTGATCCGGATCTTGGCTTGCTAAATGTGGTGCTGCGTGCGTTGCATTTGCCCGAAAGTCAGTGGATCTATAGCGAAGGGTCGGTAGTTCCTACGCTGGTTTTAATGAGTTTGTGGACCGTTGGAGGAACCATGATTATTTTTCTGGCAGGCCTGCAAGATATACCTAGACATTATTATGAAGCCATTGAAATTGACGGTGGAAATGCTCTTCATAAGCTTATGTATATTACAATTCCATTGACATCGCCCACTATTTTTTTTAATACGATTATGGGCTTCATCGGTGGGTTTCAAGTGTTTGTTCAGCCTTACGTCATGACTCAGGGCGGACCCAATAACTCCAGCTTGTTTTATACCTTTTATTTGTTCCGCGAGGCATTTACCTTTTCGAATATGGGTTATGCCTGTGCTATTGCTTGGGTGCTCTTTATTGTCGTTTTGGTATTCACTGCCTTTCTGTTCAAGACAGCCCGAAAATGGGTGTATTACGAAGGCGGGGGGGCATGA
- a CDS encoding ABC transporter substrate-binding protein, which yields MLKRKLWIVCMCLIVGLMSACSSNESSSKPVDLQGHEQVTLTYASWGSTNEKKVQQEIAKKFTEKYPWIKINYMHIPGDYVTKLTTMFAANQAPDVFPIYKAQALQWAEQGKLYNLNEFLKEDKELTKESLIPNSVIYWDKDKVAGVKVTEEAFALYYNKDLFDEAGVALPPVKAEEAWTWEQFLETAQKLTIDKAGNNALSPNFDASNIKQYGVRFDTWMWHLLVPSNNASVISDKGDSLNLESPDVIEAVQKMADLINVYHVAPSPTQSKNIPSPAVALQSKRVAMDLDGQWVQLDLGESKVNFGVGVLPKLKSSKTILFGEPEVISAKTKHPKEAWMFYKFLLDAESGLDMHSSGLWMPVMKKWYTEPDLISKWADVKPGHADGYRDAVMNQTLHNGVNSYDYYLKNSEKINAIINPALDQVWLGKKTVEQAFREVSAKANAEFKGTYPKE from the coding sequence ATGTTAAAACGAAAATTATGGATCGTCTGCATGTGCTTGATCGTTGGGCTTATGTCAGCCTGTAGTTCAAATGAGAGCAGCAGCAAACCAGTTGATTTGCAGGGTCACGAGCAAGTGACACTGACCTATGCCAGTTGGGGGAGCACCAATGAAAAGAAGGTTCAGCAGGAAATCGCTAAAAAATTTACAGAGAAATATCCGTGGATCAAAATCAACTATATGCATATCCCCGGAGATTACGTAACCAAATTAACGACGATGTTTGCTGCCAATCAGGCACCCGATGTATTTCCCATTTATAAAGCACAGGCTCTGCAATGGGCTGAACAAGGCAAACTATATAATTTAAATGAATTTTTGAAGGAGGATAAGGAGCTAACGAAGGAAAGTCTTATTCCTAATTCAGTCATCTATTGGGATAAGGACAAAGTGGCAGGGGTCAAGGTAACTGAGGAAGCTTTCGCCCTCTATTACAATAAAGATTTGTTTGATGAGGCTGGTGTTGCTTTGCCACCAGTAAAGGCTGAAGAGGCTTGGACATGGGAGCAGTTTTTAGAGACAGCACAAAAGCTCACCATTGATAAAGCGGGAAATAATGCGCTCAGTCCCAATTTCGATGCAAGTAACATTAAACAGTATGGAGTTCGGTTTGATACATGGATGTGGCATTTGCTTGTGCCTTCCAATAACGCAAGTGTCATTTCAGACAAAGGGGACTCGCTTAATCTTGAGAGCCCTGATGTGATTGAAGCTGTTCAGAAAATGGCTGATCTGATCAATGTTTATCATGTGGCACCGTCGCCGACGCAGTCCAAAAATATACCTTCCCCGGCCGTAGCACTGCAAAGTAAACGTGTAGCGATGGATCTGGATGGACAGTGGGTTCAATTGGATCTTGGAGAATCGAAGGTGAATTTTGGTGTAGGCGTGTTACCTAAACTGAAGAGCAGCAAAACGATCCTGTTTGGCGAACCGGAAGTGATTTCTGCCAAAACCAAACATCCTAAAGAAGCATGGATGTTTTATAAATTCTTGCTGGATGCTGAAAGCGGACTTGACATGCATTCCAGCGGATTGTGGATGCCTGTCATGAAAAAGTGGTACACCGAACCAGACTTGATTAGCAAATGGGCCGATGTCAAACCAGGTCATGCCGATGGTTACCGTGATGCTGTCATGAACCAAACGCTGCATAACGGTGTTAATTCTTACGACTATTATCTGAAAAACTCGGAAAAAATCAATGCCATCATTAACCCGGCGCTGGATCAGGTATGGCTAGGCAAGAAAACGGTGGAGCAAGCATTTAGGGAGGTTTCCGCAAAGGCCAACGCGGAATTTAAGGGGACGTATCCAAAAGAATAG
- a CDS encoding histidine kinase, translating into MRQVKYMYQKFLDSSFRTKLMLSYFLLSGFIVLLLGFVYFETSARNITTNVTDSVTSVLRSNNQLLDNKLTAIQKTVDMIPIDHDLLQTITNVDTSDSSSLLRADRSITKILYRYFGNMEEVYASQIMTQNYAYGSTDRMYIPVQPFYSSPLATTAVEAEGATQWIPAYSYADTFHQQDLKRGSYEFSSLFAVVKQLHLTALDDAGTFHTLPEGKEKPILILNFRPDLLKGGFEDYAARSGFAHLSYGMIHDKNGMVMSSDRQQQVGEPVADWLKDAITSEQGMKMVNVKGQSILLVYEVMKTTGWVSYIAIPMEDVLGHLSTIRTYTVFFLGFMMLVAVILAYLLSVYISKPITDMKQAMKVMEKGHFDIRIPVRGYDELGDLVIRFNQMNEKIKDLIEENYKSRLRAKESELMALNLQLNPHFLYNTLTTMYWIALEHQQQELGQLIISLAEMLQITTRNKNDTWSLETDLNWLEKYIYIMQNRFEDKFKVEYDIDPILLQMEVPKLFLQPFVENSIIHGFAEMESGGLIRITAWIEKQLVCFKVEDNGLGIQEDHIRRIQAGEIRSTGIKNVDRRVRLLYGMEYGVTLHSPAGKGAFVQIRIGEIHRSNQMTPIQ; encoded by the coding sequence ATGCGCCAAGTTAAATATATGTATCAAAAATTTTTGGACAGTAGCTTTCGTACGAAATTGATGCTGTCCTATTTTTTGTTGTCTGGTTTTATCGTTTTGCTCCTAGGTTTCGTTTACTTTGAAACGAGCGCACGGAATATCACTACAAATGTAACAGATAGCGTTACAAGCGTTCTGCGTAGTAATAACCAGTTGCTGGATAACAAGCTGACAGCTATTCAAAAAACCGTAGATATGATTCCAATCGATCATGACCTTCTTCAAACTATTACGAACGTGGATACTTCGGATTCTTCATCACTGTTACGAGCTGATCGCAGCATTACAAAAATTTTGTACAGATATTTTGGCAATATGGAGGAAGTATACGCTTCCCAAATTATGACACAAAATTATGCATATGGAAGCACTGATCGGATGTATATTCCTGTTCAGCCGTTCTATTCTTCTCCGTTGGCAACAACGGCGGTGGAAGCAGAGGGGGCTACCCAATGGATTCCCGCTTATTCGTATGCCGATACATTCCATCAGCAGGATTTAAAACGAGGCTCTTATGAGTTTAGTTCTTTATTTGCTGTGGTAAAGCAGCTCCATTTGACTGCATTAGATGATGCAGGAACCTTCCATACGCTTCCGGAGGGAAAGGAAAAACCTATACTTATATTGAATTTTCGTCCTGACTTGTTAAAAGGGGGTTTTGAAGATTACGCAGCCCGTAGCGGATTTGCACATCTATCCTATGGCATGATTCATGATAAAAACGGGATGGTCATGAGTTCAGATAGACAGCAACAAGTAGGGGAACCCGTGGCGGATTGGCTTAAGGATGCCATTACTTCGGAACAAGGGATGAAAATGGTAAACGTTAAAGGTCAAAGCATATTACTGGTTTACGAAGTCATGAAGACGACGGGCTGGGTATCTTATATAGCCATACCTATGGAAGATGTATTGGGACATCTGTCAACGATTCGCACCTACACGGTGTTTTTTTTAGGTTTTATGATGCTCGTTGCTGTTATTCTTGCTTATTTACTGTCTGTTTATATCAGTAAGCCCATCACGGATATGAAACAGGCGATGAAAGTAATGGAGAAGGGACATTTTGATATTCGAATTCCTGTACGTGGCTATGATGAATTGGGAGATCTGGTGATTCGATTTAATCAAATGAATGAAAAAATTAAAGATTTAATTGAGGAAAATTACAAGTCACGTCTACGAGCCAAAGAGTCGGAGTTAATGGCACTTAATTTACAGCTTAATCCCCATTTTTTGTATAACACCTTAACGACCATGTATTGGATCGCGTTAGAACATCAACAGCAGGAGCTGGGCCAATTGATCATTAGTCTGGCGGAAATGCTGCAAATTACTACTCGAAACAAAAACGATACATGGAGCTTGGAAACCGATCTGAATTGGCTGGAAAAATACATTTATATTATGCAGAATCGCTTTGAGGACAAGTTCAAGGTGGAATATGATATTGATCCCATTTTGCTTCAAATGGAAGTTCCCAAACTTTTCTTGCAGCCTTTTGTGGAGAATTCAATTATTCACGGCTTCGCGGAAATGGAATCAGGAGGTCTGATTAGAATCACAGCCTGGATTGAGAAGCAATTGGTGTGTTTTAAAGTGGAGGATAACGGATTAGGAATTCAGGAAGATCATATACGCCGAATTCAAGCTGGAGAAATCAGATCAACGGGCATTAAAAATGTAGACAGAAGAGTACGGCTATTATATGGAATGGAATATGGCGTTACGCTCCACTCGCCAGCAGGTAAGGGGGCATTCGTCCAGATTCGCATCGGGGAAATTCATAGATCTAATCAAATGACACCAATCCAATGA